From Candidatus Sericytochromatia bacterium, a single genomic window includes:
- a CDS encoding SMP-30/gluconolactonase/LRE family protein: MSRQFLPGRWVSLLVAAATLSLSACSVDLWRPTRGRLALSVKWPEQAVGFRVLAIPAGTARVVVTIRGEGIPEKAPMQAILTPDPKDSSTQFLDVPIGPKFIDATAYDAADRRTAFAAQAISVLPNTLVEARLVLQPVGTPAPLPVASDVVATEPATTTGPLPSIAPARVLDTFAGDGLEGALDAKDPHSARFKHPRSLHYDASRQLLFVADAGHRLIRVIDMRTGEVRTVAGRAAQGSEAPSGVPPALAGAAAGVPSGLAVGPDGSLYYCDRDNHMVRRIAQSGLVETVAGTGFMGYVDGPAASAQFAYPSQLVVDPDGTVYVADTYNNRVRRIQAGQVTTLAGEGTNLAAEAKGLRLAPPSLNLPIALALSADRAHLYVAEGKGRRISRLDIASRQLTPVAGSGRLGVDGEGGDARGADLALPLALALDAQGGLLIADGWACSTGLETLLGASSRILRLAPDGTLQRVAGNASKSAYGFSGDGEDPLRAELNNPAGLAVDAGGRIFLADSYNHRIRVIRPAPLAASEPSPSVSPSSVASSSASSPASPSAAIDPSPTAVAPQRAASPAFPAPLATGDGAKPSLPGL; encoded by the coding sequence ATGAGCCGCCAGTTCTTGCCGGGACGTTGGGTTTCCTTGCTGGTCGCCGCAGCGACCTTGTCACTGTCGGCTTGTTCCGTCGATCTGTGGCGTCCGACCCGTGGGCGCCTGGCCCTGTCCGTCAAATGGCCCGAGCAGGCCGTCGGGTTTCGGGTGCTGGCCATTCCAGCGGGAACCGCGCGGGTGGTGGTGACCATTCGGGGCGAAGGCATCCCGGAAAAGGCCCCGATGCAGGCCATTCTGACGCCCGATCCCAAGGACAGCAGCACCCAGTTTCTGGACGTCCCGATCGGACCCAAATTTATCGACGCGACGGCCTACGATGCGGCCGATCGGCGCACGGCCTTTGCGGCGCAGGCCATCTCCGTGCTGCCCAATACGCTGGTCGAGGCGCGACTCGTGCTGCAGCCGGTGGGCACGCCGGCCCCACTTCCCGTTGCCAGCGATGTGGTGGCCACCGAACCCGCCACGACGACGGGGCCCCTGCCTTCGATCGCCCCGGCTCGCGTCCTCGACACCTTCGCCGGGGATGGCCTGGAGGGGGCGCTGGATGCCAAGGACCCGCACTCGGCTCGTTTCAAACATCCCCGTTCCCTCCATTACGACGCCAGCCGTCAGCTCCTGTTCGTGGCGGATGCCGGACATCGGCTGATTCGCGTGATTGATATGCGAACCGGGGAGGTTCGCACCGTCGCGGGGCGGGCGGCTCAGGGCTCCGAGGCGCCCTCCGGGGTGCCCCCGGCTTTGGCTGGAGCGGCTGCGGGGGTTCCTTCCGGCCTGGCGGTCGGCCCTGATGGCAGCCTCTACTACTGCGATCGCGACAACCACATGGTGCGTCGCATCGCTCAGAGCGGCCTGGTCGAAACGGTGGCGGGCACGGGCTTCATGGGTTACGTCGATGGACCGGCGGCCAGTGCGCAATTCGCCTATCCGAGCCAGCTCGTGGTCGACCCCGACGGGACCGTGTACGTCGCTGACACCTACAACAATCGGGTACGCCGGATTCAAGCGGGGCAGGTGACGACCCTGGCGGGCGAGGGAACCAATCTGGCCGCCGAAGCCAAGGGGTTGCGGCTTGCTCCGCCCAGCCTGAACTTGCCGATCGCGCTCGCGCTGTCAGCCGATCGGGCTCACCTGTATGTGGCCGAGGGCAAGGGGCGTCGGATCTCTCGGCTGGACATCGCCTCACGCCAGCTCACGCCCGTGGCAGGGTCCGGGCGACTCGGTGTCGATGGTGAGGGCGGAGACGCCCGGGGCGCCGATCTCGCCTTGCCGCTGGCGCTGGCACTGGACGCCCAGGGAGGGCTGCTGATTGCGGACGGCTGGGCGTGTTCGACCGGGCTTGAGACCTTGCTTGGGGCCTCGAGCCGGATTCTTCGTCTCGCTCCGGACGGAACCCTGCAGCGCGTGGCCGGCAACGCCTCGAAATCGGCCTATGGCTTTTCTGGTGACGGGGAAGATCCCCTTCGGGCTGAACTCAACAACCCGGCGGGTCTGGCCGTGGATGCGGGCGGCCGCATCTTCCTGGCTGATTCGTATAACCACCGCATCCGCGTGATTCGGCCGGCTCCCTTGGCCGCCTCTGAACCCTCCCCCTCCGTCTCCCCCTCGTCGGTGGCCTCCTCCAGTGCGTCGAGCCCGGCATCCCCTTCGGCTGCCATCGACCCCTCGCCGACGGCGGTGGCCCCTCAGCGCGCTGCGAGCCCTGCCTTCCCCGCTCCCCTGGCAACCGGGGACGGGGCGAAGCCTTCCCTGCCTGGGCTCTGA
- the secG gene encoding preprotein translocase subunit SecG, which produces MLDVQLALQIAQTILSVILIGAVILHSAKGEGIGAIGGQAKIFGSQKGVEAGLNRFATAVALLWGLVSLVLAFLSYHR; this is translated from the coding sequence ATGCTAGACGTTCAACTGGCGCTTCAAATTGCGCAAACGATCCTTTCGGTGATCCTGATCGGGGCGGTCATCCTGCACTCCGCCAAGGGGGAAGGCATTGGCGCCATCGGGGGCCAGGCCAAAATTTTTGGCAGCCAGAAAGGCGTCGAGGCAGGGCTCAATCGCTTTGCCACCGCGGTGGCCCTGCTGTGGGGCCTGGTGTCGCTGGTCCTCGCCTTCTTGTCTTACCACCGTTGA
- a CDS encoding ABC transporter substrate-binding protein, with protein sequence MHSVQMSGLLKSCLGAAIALALGACAEEAEEKSSTQAPSAAPSVTATSVADTGPAANAPAGDPALKDPCIEDMPTGKYGGSLIAGAYEDPKTFNPTLVTDSVSGRFVSYLFEALCEEDPTTYEVEPILAKSWEVSSDGLTYTFHMREGVKWHDGKPLTAKDVVFTYMEVLRNEEIPWDSRDVIKIDGQLPDVSAPDARTVVFKLPKAFAPFMRTASGVPILPEHVFGPWVREKGPNGKPLSNSQWGVNADPRLIIGSGAWMVENYQPGQRIVFKRNPHYFRTNRHKQPLPYLDRLEVPFLKNLETAILKFKAGETDAQWLPGKDFTYMKPLEAQGNFTIVNGGPDFRTSYFAFNLNPGKNKEGKPYVDPVKLKWFSDRRFRQAVSYAIDREAIIKNVFRGMGAQQNSPIFQKSPFYDPSVASYALNLDKAQALLAEAGFKRDGAVLKDPAGHAVEFTLLHQLGSKDSELEANMIVQDLKKLGITMKMQQVTFNVHLARTHETKDWDAVIGAWGAGIEPHGVAHLWTSHGQSHFFNLNPAKVPHPSPAYPWEKRIDELFAEGASTIDEAKRKRIYSEFQQLVMNEQIMIFLPVFNYTVAVRNSLGNTRPNPYNPLGISWNAWEIYRK encoded by the coding sequence ATGCATTCAGTTCAAATGTCCGGGCTTCTGAAATCCTGCCTCGGGGCGGCGATCGCCCTTGCGCTGGGGGCTTGTGCCGAGGAAGCGGAGGAAAAGTCCTCCACGCAAGCGCCCTCTGCGGCTCCCTCCGTGACGGCCACGAGCGTGGCGGATACGGGGCCTGCCGCGAATGCGCCCGCCGGCGACCCGGCCTTGAAGGACCCTTGCATCGAGGACATGCCGACTGGCAAATATGGCGGCTCGCTGATCGCCGGGGCCTATGAGGACCCCAAGACCTTCAATCCGACGCTGGTGACTGACTCCGTGTCGGGCCGCTTTGTCAGCTACCTGTTCGAGGCCCTCTGCGAGGAAGACCCTACAACCTACGAGGTGGAGCCAATCCTGGCCAAAAGCTGGGAGGTCAGTTCCGATGGTCTGACCTACACCTTCCACATGCGCGAGGGGGTGAAGTGGCACGACGGCAAGCCTCTGACGGCCAAGGACGTCGTGTTTACCTACATGGAGGTTCTGCGCAACGAGGAGATTCCCTGGGATTCTCGCGATGTGATCAAGATTGACGGCCAGCTACCGGATGTCAGTGCGCCCGATGCTCGGACGGTGGTGTTCAAACTGCCGAAAGCCTTCGCGCCCTTCATGCGCACGGCCTCGGGCGTGCCGATTCTGCCGGAACATGTCTTCGGCCCTTGGGTCCGTGAAAAGGGTCCTAACGGGAAGCCGCTCTCGAACTCCCAATGGGGGGTCAATGCCGATCCACGCCTGATCATCGGGAGTGGGGCCTGGATGGTCGAGAATTACCAACCGGGTCAGCGCATCGTCTTCAAACGCAACCCACACTACTTCAGGACCAACCGTCACAAGCAGCCCTTGCCCTATCTGGACCGTCTGGAGGTGCCCTTCCTCAAGAACCTCGAAACGGCGATCCTCAAGTTCAAGGCGGGTGAGACGGATGCTCAGTGGCTGCCGGGCAAAGATTTCACCTACATGAAACCGCTCGAAGCCCAGGGCAATTTCACCATCGTGAATGGGGGGCCTGACTTCCGGACCAGTTATTTTGCCTTCAATCTCAATCCCGGTAAGAACAAGGAAGGCAAGCCCTATGTCGATCCGGTCAAGCTGAAATGGTTCTCCGATCGGCGCTTCCGGCAGGCGGTTTCCTATGCCATCGATCGGGAGGCGATCATCAAGAACGTCTTCCGGGGCATGGGGGCGCAACAGAACTCCCCCATTTTTCAGAAGAGTCCGTTTTACGACCCCTCCGTGGCGTCCTATGCCCTCAACCTCGACAAGGCGCAGGCGTTGCTCGCCGAAGCTGGCTTCAAACGCGATGGCGCTGTGTTGAAAGACCCCGCAGGTCACGCGGTGGAGTTCACGTTGTTGCATCAGCTGGGTTCGAAAGACTCCGAGCTGGAAGCCAACATGATCGTGCAGGACCTCAAGAAACTGGGCATCACCATGAAGATGCAACAGGTGACGTTCAATGTTCACCTGGCGCGGACCCATGAAACCAAGGACTGGGATGCCGTGATCGGCGCCTGGGGGGCTGGCATCGAGCCTCACGGGGTCGCGCACCTCTGGACCAGTCATGGTCAGTCCCACTTCTTCAATCTGAATCCGGCCAAGGTGCCCCACCCGTCTCCCGCTTACCCGTGGGAGAAGCGCATCGACGAGCTGTTCGCAGAGGGAGCGTCCACGATCGATGAAGCCAAGCGTAAGCGCATCTACTCCGAGTTCCAGCAACTCGTGATGAACGAGCAGATCATGATTTTCTTGCCCGTGTTCAACTACACGGTCGCGGTCAGAAACTCGTTGGGCAACACCCGTCCTAATCCTTACAACCCGCTGGGTATCAGCTGGAACGCTTGGGAAATCTATCGCAAGTAG
- a CDS encoding ABC transporter permease produces MLRYILRRLIQMIPLLILISMITFGISKLAPGDHLSARMADPSMTRERIEAERKRLGLDQPVPVQYVKWASAFATGDMGESYRYRSPVSSLIWQRLGATLLLGVAALLLTWLFAIPLGIYAAVNKYSLPDKIASMVTFTALGIPEFFLALLLLFLAARTGWLPVGGMTSSGFAEMSLLGKLADLGVHLVVPTIAVTIGTIAVLQRRMRGNLLDVLAEDYVRMARAKGLPENTVIYKHAVRNALNPMVTILGYDIAGLLSGFALVEIMVVWPGLGQMMLEALQSYDMPLAMAGMMIGAVMLLLGNLLADVMLAWVDPRIKLEA; encoded by the coding sequence ATGCTTCGTTATATTCTCAGGCGTTTGATCCAGATGATCCCGCTGCTGATCCTCATCTCGATGATCACGTTCGGCATCAGCAAACTCGCGCCCGGTGACCATCTGTCAGCGCGAATGGCCGACCCTTCCATGACCCGGGAACGGATCGAGGCCGAGCGCAAGCGCCTGGGGCTCGACCAGCCCGTGCCCGTTCAGTACGTGAAGTGGGCCTCTGCCTTTGCGACGGGCGATATGGGGGAGTCTTATCGGTATCGCTCCCCCGTCAGCAGTTTGATCTGGCAGCGTCTGGGCGCCACGCTGCTGCTTGGGGTGGCGGCCTTGTTGCTCACCTGGCTGTTTGCGATCCCATTGGGCATCTACGCTGCGGTGAACAAGTACTCTTTACCGGACAAGATTGCCTCCATGGTGACCTTCACGGCCTTGGGCATACCAGAGTTTTTCCTCGCCTTGTTGCTGCTGTTTCTGGCGGCCCGCACGGGTTGGTTGCCTGTCGGAGGCATGACCAGCTCCGGCTTTGCTGAGATGAGCTTGCTGGGGAAGCTGGCTGACCTGGGTGTTCACCTGGTGGTTCCCACCATCGCGGTCACGATCGGGACCATCGCCGTGCTGCAACGCCGCATGCGCGGAAACCTGCTGGATGTGCTGGCGGAGGATTACGTTCGAATGGCGCGGGCCAAGGGCCTCCCAGAGAATACGGTCATCTACAAGCACGCCGTGCGAAACGCCCTCAATCCGATGGTGACGATCCTGGGCTACGACATCGCTGGTTTGCTGTCCGGCTTCGCGTTGGTGGAAATTATGGTGGTTTGGCCCGGTCTGGGTCAGATGATGTTGGAAGCGCTTCAGTCCTACGACATGCCCCTGGCCATGGCCGGCATGATGATCGGGGCCGTGATGTTGCTGCTCGGCAATCTGCTGGCAGACGTCATGTTGGCCTGGGTCGATCCGCGCATCAAACTGGAGGCCTGA